A genomic region of Thermodesulfovibrio aggregans contains the following coding sequences:
- a CDS encoding glycosyltransferase family 4 protein: protein MINILHTETLKKWGGQQKRVLSEITELKKRGYKIVLACNKDSVIAKKSKNEGIKVYELDFKKTNYLRTIPKLIKIIKTENIDIISTHSSTDSWAAGIAAKLTGRKFVRFKHNMFPIGKDPLTKFIYHIPDKFIAISDPIKDLMEQYGIDSSKITVIPTSVDTERFNPDKVKDLRNYFSIPKNAIVIGNISGFAKQKAQHILFQAFDLVSKKYSCFLLMAGNISERGMQEYLHLVSKSIQNKIIFTGYREDIPSILKSIDIYVSSAISEGLSIAVLEAMAMEKAVIVSDIPAFKSFIIDNYNGLIFKSENVEDLANKILYLIENENLRKKLRKNARKTILDRFSLEKMIEDTEKVYKSLVNAE from the coding sequence ATGATTAACATATTACATACAGAGACACTTAAAAAATGGGGTGGACAACAAAAAAGAGTGTTGAGTGAGATAACTGAACTCAAAAAAAGAGGATATAAAATTGTGCTTGCCTGTAATAAAGACTCAGTTATAGCCAAGAAATCTAAAAATGAAGGGATAAAGGTATATGAGCTTGATTTTAAAAAGACAAATTATTTAAGGACTATTCCCAAATTGATAAAGATTATAAAGACCGAAAATATTGATATTATTTCAACTCATAGTTCAACGGACAGCTGGGCAGCAGGTATTGCTGCAAAGCTTACAGGAAGAAAGTTTGTAAGATTTAAACATAATATGTTTCCTATAGGTAAAGATCCGTTAACTAAGTTTATATATCATATTCCTGATAAATTTATTGCAATCAGTGATCCAATTAAAGATTTAATGGAGCAATATGGAATAGATAGTTCTAAAATTACAGTAATTCCAACTTCTGTGGATACAGAAAGATTTAATCCAGATAAAGTTAAAGATTTAAGGAATTACTTTTCAATTCCTAAAAATGCTATAGTTATTGGAAATATTTCTGGATTTGCAAAACAAAAGGCCCAGCATATTTTATTTCAAGCTTTTGATTTAGTGAGTAAAAAATATTCTTGTTTTTTATTAATGGCAGGGAATATTTCTGAGAGAGGGATGCAGGAATATCTTCATTTAGTAAGTAAAAGTATTCAAAACAAAATTATATTCACAGGATATAGGGAAGATATTCCTTCTATTCTAAAGTCGATTGATATATATGTTTCTTCAGCTATATCTGAAGGTTTATCTATAGCTGTTCTTGAAGCAATGGCAATGGAAAAAGCGGTTATTGTTTCTGATATACCAGCTTTTAAATCTTTTATTATTGATAACTACAATGGACTAATTTTTAAATCAGAAAATGTAGAGGATCTCGCGAATAAAATTTTATATCTGATAGAAAATGAAAATTTAAGAAAAAAATTAAGAAAGAATGCAAGAAAAACAATACTTGATAGATTCAGTTTAGAAAAAATGATAGAAGATACAGAAAAAGTTTATAAGAGTTTGGTTAATGCTGAATAA
- a CDS encoding polysaccharide deacetylase family protein, which produces MLNNSIPVVMYHHVMPGKTELNITPELFEEQLLALNRSGWKPLDAKEFLYLMEHPEESRKKCVLLTFDDGFVDNYLYAYPLLKKYKMKALMFVATDFIADLDIKRDSFKALTHKEMWRLAFSERKHEVMCTWNELRQMQYEGIFDIQSHGHTHKIPDFIKNANYVAVEDDLRMGKELLIKNLGKEPLHLAWPKGVYDTKAVEIAKKLGFKALYTTQRGANVYDLNKVKRLPIKCKGASWLIPKLRIYSSSFFSKIYLKVRTHW; this is translated from the coding sequence ATGCTGAATAACTCCATTCCTGTTGTCATGTATCATCATGTAATGCCTGGAAAAACAGAGTTGAATATTACTCCTGAGCTTTTTGAAGAGCAACTTTTAGCTCTCAATAGAAGTGGCTGGAAACCACTTGATGCAAAAGAATTTTTATATCTTATGGAACACCCTGAGGAGTCAAGAAAAAAATGTGTGCTCCTGACTTTTGATGATGGCTTTGTGGATAACTATCTTTATGCCTATCCTCTGCTTAAGAAATACAAAATGAAAGCATTGATGTTTGTGGCAACAGATTTTATAGCTGATTTAGATATTAAAAGAGATAGCTTTAAGGCTCTCACACACAAAGAGATGTGGAGGCTTGCCTTTTCCGAAAGAAAGCATGAAGTTATGTGTACATGGAATGAACTCAGACAGATGCAGTATGAAGGCATTTTTGATATACAGAGTCATGGACACACTCATAAAATACCTGATTTCATAAAAAATGCTAACTATGTGGCAGTGGAAGATGATTTAAGAATGGGGAAAGAGTTATTGATTAAAAATCTCGGAAAAGAGCCACTTCATCTTGCATGGCCCAAAGGAGTTTACGACACTAAGGCGGTTGAAATAGCTAAAAAACTCGGATTTAAGGCTCTTTATACAACTCAAAGAGGAGCAAATGTTTATGATTTAAATAAAGTAAAAAGACTACCAATTAAATGTAAAGGCGCGAGCTGGCTTATTCCGAAATTGAGGATTTATAGTTCCTCTTTTTTTTCAAAAATTTATTTAAAGGTGAGAACACATTGGTAG
- a CDS encoding GT-D fold domain-containing glycosyltransferase, with protein MKNDISIKSERPAEPIKRKRTIRAKVLKRVADIFNFFYRGPMIYNGLNSEESINLLLQNRKSLIRFGNGESEIMAGFDMGTQRYHPELRNSLIKILNEYSESSKYYLALTNWNLKVDVKTLKKRKNYKIWRYMRYFLWYFDIHGKSKLPFLETDMFRVGEAGLPNELIEKLWLPYEYIIVIHNSEKYFNWFKSKYPSKTMFFIKIPDRDFFFVLEQKQREILDIFAKYDIPKNNSVILVSAGPGAKVLCYNLSQMDFLCYDMGNYFHMRYRLEQNET; from the coding sequence TTGAAAAATGATATATCAATAAAAAGTGAAAGACCTGCTGAACCTATAAAGAGAAAAAGAACGATTAGAGCTAAGGTTCTAAAGAGAGTTGCAGATATATTCAACTTTTTTTACAGAGGTCCTATGATTTACAATGGTTTAAACTCTGAGGAATCAATAAATTTACTTCTCCAAAATAGAAAATCATTGATTAGATTTGGCAATGGAGAATCAGAAATCATGGCAGGATTTGATATGGGAACTCAAAGGTATCATCCCGAGTTAAGAAATTCATTGATAAAGATTTTAAATGAGTATTCAGAAAGTAGTAAATACTATTTAGCTTTAACAAACTGGAATCTTAAAGTGGATGTAAAAACACTGAAAAAAAGAAAAAACTATAAAATATGGAGATATATGAGATATTTTCTCTGGTATTTTGATATTCATGGAAAAAGTAAATTACCTTTTTTGGAAACAGATATGTTTAGAGTTGGAGAAGCTGGGTTACCAAATGAGTTGATAGAAAAACTCTGGCTTCCCTATGAATATATAATAGTAATCCATAACTCTGAAAAATACTTCAACTGGTTTAAAAGTAAGTATCCTTCCAAAACTATGTTTTTTATAAAAATTCCTGACCGAGATTTCTTTTTTGTTTTAGAACAGAAGCAAAGAGAAATTTTAGATATTTTTGCAAAATATGATATTCCTAAAAACAATTCGGTGATTCTTGTCTCAGCTGGTCCTGGTGCAAAGGTGCTATGTTACAATTTAAGCCAGATGGATTTTCTTTGTTATGATATGGGAAATTATTTTCACATGAGGTACAGGTTGGAGCAAAATGAAACTTAA
- a CDS encoding glycosyltransferase, whose amino-acid sequence MKLNVMHLIVRLPIGGMENMLYQEVINYNKTLFNPIVCCIKEGGFFAEKLIEEGIKVYVLNRMQKHGFDFKAVYEIFKILKKENIHILRTHAYHSNLYGRIAGKLAKTPVIVCTQHNMYGGLNKPKIHRRIINFFLSKFCDTIVAVSNTVAEDIKMFDKIPPNKIRVIYNGIDIEKFTININKKAIRSLLGLPENKILVGTLGRLTKQKGIEYLIKALEKIDVSLVIGGNGPLKNDLKALAKSLKIDSYFLGKVDPDKVPLFLNCLDIFCFPSLWEGMGVTVVEAMAVGLPVIASDLKPVKEVLDDCGIYFPPQDIVKLREAIVSLLEDEQKRKILGEKAKQRARNFSIKNTVAQYENLFLEIYNRKYGKF is encoded by the coding sequence ATGAAACTTAATGTAATGCATCTTATAGTTAGACTTCCAATCGGCGGAATGGAAAATATGTTATATCAAGAAGTTATAAACTATAACAAAACTCTTTTTAATCCAATAGTGTGTTGCATAAAGGAAGGTGGTTTTTTTGCAGAAAAGCTTATTGAAGAAGGGATAAAAGTGTATGTATTAAATAGAATGCAAAAGCACGGTTTTGACTTTAAGGCTGTATATGAAATATTTAAAATTTTAAAAAAAGAAAATATCCATATTCTCAGAACCCATGCCTATCATTCGAATTTGTATGGTAGAATTGCGGGGAAATTGGCAAAAACTCCTGTGATTGTTTGTACCCAGCATAATATGTATGGTGGGCTAAATAAACCTAAAATTCACAGAAGAATAATTAATTTTTTTCTATCTAAATTTTGTGATACTATAGTCGCTGTCTCTAATACAGTAGCCGAAGACATAAAAATGTTTGATAAAATCCCTCCCAATAAAATTAGAGTAATATATAATGGTATTGATATTGAAAAATTTACAATTAATATTAATAAAAAAGCTATCCGTTCTCTTTTAGGTTTACCTGAAAATAAAATTTTAGTTGGTACATTGGGAAGATTAACAAAACAAAAGGGTATAGAATACCTAATAAAAGCTCTGGAAAAAATTGATGTTTCCTTAGTCATTGGAGGAAACGGACCTCTAAAGAACGATTTAAAAGCCTTAGCTAAATCTTTAAAGATAGATTCATATTTTTTAGGCAAAGTTGATCCAGATAAAGTTCCTCTATTTCTTAACTGTCTTGATATATTTTGTTTTCCTTCATTGTGGGAAGGCATGGGTGTTACAGTTGTTGAAGCTATGGCAGTGGGATTACCTGTTATAGCTTCTGATTTGAAGCCTGTTAAAGAAGTATTAGATGACTGTGGTATATATTTCCCTCCTCAAGATATTGTAAAGCTTAGAGAAGCTATAGTTTCTCTTTTAGAAGATGAGCAAAAAAGAAAAATTTTGGGTGAAAAGGCAAAACAAAGAGCAAGGAATTTTTCTATAAAAAATACAGTTGCACAATATGAAAATCTTTTTTTAGAAATTTATAATAGAAAATATGGGAAATTTTAA
- a CDS encoding CgeB family protein, which produces MGNFKIILATSFEKPWNNGWYYKSGFEKNGYEVIPYTQYQKGSFLEKVQSIKPDFILITKDEIDIEVLSECKKYTKLIQWYPDPVIPEWLIPYVKTVDLFFTMSEGLVEKFKKYNSNTFWLTQAFEPDFFKIKEITDNDIKKYSSDITFIGNLGSKPQYLPRRKALMKVLNERFNLKWWGPPLPKKIKTIPLIFGKLGRAYGGEFVYNETFAKVCKLSKIFLAFDSMPHIRKSMSARMYTAVGCGAFYMCQYVQGIEEVLIPDKEIVTFNDYDEMIDKIRFYLPKEDLRKKISKAGQERVLREHTYEVRIKQMIEIIKNVLF; this is translated from the coding sequence ATGGGAAATTTTAAAATAATACTTGCTACAAGTTTTGAAAAACCTTGGAATAATGGATGGTATTATAAATCAGGTTTTGAAAAAAATGGATATGAGGTTATTCCCTATACTCAGTATCAGAAAGGAAGTTTTTTAGAAAAAGTACAAAGTATTAAGCCTGATTTTATACTTATTACAAAAGATGAAATTGATATAGAAGTATTAAGTGAATGTAAAAAATATACAAAGCTTATCCAGTGGTATCCAGATCCGGTAATTCCAGAGTGGCTTATTCCTTATGTAAAAACTGTTGATCTTTTTTTTACAATGTCAGAAGGACTTGTTGAGAAGTTTAAAAAATACAATTCTAATACTTTCTGGCTTACACAGGCATTTGAACCAGATTTTTTCAAAATAAAAGAGATAACAGATAATGATATAAAAAAATATTCTTCTGATATCACTTTTATAGGTAATCTTGGCTCAAAGCCACAGTATCTGCCAAGAAGAAAAGCTTTAATGAAAGTTTTAAATGAGAGATTTAATCTTAAATGGTGGGGTCCGCCACTACCAAAAAAGATAAAAACTATCCCATTAATTTTTGGCAAACTTGGAAGAGCCTATGGTGGAGAGTTTGTTTATAATGAAACTTTTGCAAAGGTTTGTAAACTTTCAAAAATTTTTCTTGCCTTTGATTCAATGCCACATATTAGAAAATCAATGAGTGCTAGAATGTATACCGCTGTGGGTTGTGGAGCTTTTTATATGTGTCAGTATGTTCAGGGTATTGAAGAGGTTTTGATTCCTGATAAAGAGATAGTTACATTCAATGATTACGATGAGATGATTGATAAAATAAGATTTTACTTGCCTAAAGAAGATTTAAGAAAAAAGATATCAAAGGCTGGACAGGAAAGAGTCTTAAGAGAGCATACTTATGAAGTTAGAATAAAACAGATGATAGAGATTATTAAAAATGTATTATTTTGA
- a CDS encoding glycosyltransferase family 9 protein translates to MYYFDKDKIKNILIFMTDKHMGNFVVSLPAIISVVNYFNEKVKGIVIDESYKDIALAFFKQEKVVLYNLRKSRSKFGSVLSFLILLKKLKSVKPSLSIDFEGRTGGAFLSLLSGAKYKVGFKGGEKSYCYNIKISPNGYIHKSEFYLSIPQNLGIPLIKELHPKIREEWYNSLVAKLNEAGIIDFNNIVCIHPGAGKIYKKWPPQNFASLSDYLIDKGYSVILIGSHRDMEDISQIKSYMKNKAYDFCNKLSLGELMALFKNSKLYIGNDSGPMHLAALFDVPIIALFGSADEKRWKPLGEKVNVLKSSERCEKCRGKDCEKDFRCITSISTEEVINKIGLN, encoded by the coding sequence ATGTATTATTTTGACAAGGATAAAATTAAAAATATATTGATTTTTATGACAGATAAACACATGGGAAATTTTGTTGTTTCTCTTCCAGCAATTATATCAGTTGTGAATTATTTTAATGAAAAAGTAAAAGGAATAGTCATAGATGAGTCTTATAAAGATATTGCTTTAGCTTTTTTTAAACAAGAAAAAGTTGTACTTTACAATTTGAGAAAAAGCAGATCAAAATTTGGTTCAGTTTTAAGTTTTTTAATTTTATTAAAAAAACTAAAAAGTGTCAAGCCAAGCTTATCAATAGATTTTGAAGGTAGAACAGGAGGAGCTTTTTTATCTCTTTTATCCGGAGCTAAATATAAAGTTGGTTTCAAAGGAGGTGAAAAATCTTATTGTTATAATATCAAAATTTCACCTAATGGATATATTCATAAATCAGAGTTTTATCTTTCCATCCCACAGAATTTGGGGATTCCTCTCATTAAAGAGTTACATCCAAAAATAAGGGAAGAGTGGTACAATTCTTTAGTTGCTAAATTAAATGAAGCTGGAATAATAGATTTTAACAATATTGTATGTATTCACCCGGGAGCAGGAAAAATTTATAAAAAATGGCCTCCTCAAAATTTTGCCTCTTTAAGTGATTACTTAATAGATAAAGGATACTCAGTAATTTTGATTGGTTCTCACAGAGACATGGAAGATATATCTCAGATTAAATCGTATATGAAAAACAAAGCTTATGATTTTTGCAACAAACTTTCTCTTGGTGAATTAATGGCTCTATTTAAAAATTCAAAACTTTACATAGGAAATGACAGCGGTCCTATGCATCTTGCAGCTTTGTTTGATGTTCCAATTATAGCATTATTTGGTTCAGCAGACGAGAAAAGATGGAAGCCGTTGGGAGAAAAAGTTAATGTTTTAAAGAGCTCTGAAAGATGTGAAAAATGCAGAGGTAAAGACTGCGAAAAAGATTTCAGATGTATCACGTCAATATCTACAGAGGAGGTAATTAATAAAATTGGACTTAATTAA
- a CDS encoding O-antigen ligase family protein has protein sequence MDLIKPKFVEKIYLIMECNIYSALLLAFLSKGEAILNVMLFLNFVLWLIIIKFDFSKVSLLKNSVSIFFYLYILSIIISTFFSINPSYSFSQLLKDPLKAFLFFPVFLWIIDNESKLKRIAFVFFLLLIIYNLNGYYSFIFKDIYHSDTWLLHTTLNRYGGLLTLFIPFGILYFFYKENIYLKIFNILLMLATIFAIILNATRTAYLSLIIVLFLWSIFYFRKNIIKGFVLIFLSLSIVGIAGWYSSDFVKTKIIKTKEDINTFNYRTIGWLSAIESSLNRPIIGWGYGKKIFHEDVPFLDTSYKTSPKKLNIGLETPHNTFFAILFQQGFLGFLTFMGVFFFTIKNLLFRLRFDKNFLNLIRFSVLTSYIGYFGIFAFFNPTKFFYFSIFTVLSLSIFNILRKINK, from the coding sequence TTGGACTTAATTAAACCTAAATTTGTAGAAAAAATATATCTTATAATGGAGTGCAATATTTATTCTGCTTTGTTACTTGCATTTTTATCAAAAGGTGAAGCAATTCTGAATGTTATGCTATTTCTTAATTTTGTTTTATGGTTAATTATTATAAAGTTTGATTTCTCAAAAGTATCTTTATTAAAAAATTCTGTCTCTATCTTTTTTTATCTTTATATACTCAGCATTATTATATCAACATTTTTTTCAATAAATCCTTCCTATTCTTTTTCACAACTTTTAAAAGACCCTTTAAAAGCATTTCTTTTTTTCCCTGTATTTTTATGGATTATTGATAATGAATCAAAACTTAAAAGGATAGCATTTGTATTTTTTCTTTTGTTGATTATTTATAATTTAAACGGCTATTACTCCTTTATTTTTAAAGATATTTACCATTCCGATACATGGCTTTTACATACTACTTTAAATCGTTATGGAGGTCTTCTTACCTTATTTATTCCTTTTGGAATTTTATACTTCTTTTATAAAGAAAATATATATCTTAAAATATTCAATATTTTACTGATGTTAGCTACGATATTTGCTATAATTTTAAATGCCACAAGAACAGCTTACTTGAGTTTAATTATAGTTTTATTTCTTTGGAGCATTTTTTACTTCAGAAAAAATATTATAAAAGGATTTGTTTTAATTTTTTTATCTTTAAGTATAGTGGGTATTGCAGGATGGTATTCATCTGATTTTGTCAAAACAAAAATAATTAAGACAAAAGAAGACATAAATACTTTTAACTACAGAACAATTGGATGGTTATCTGCAATAGAATCATCACTAAATCGTCCTATAATCGGATGGGGGTATGGTAAAAAGATATTTCACGAAGATGTTCCTTTTTTGGACACATCCTATAAAACTTCCCCTAAAAAACTAAACATAGGACTTGAAACACCTCACAATACTTTTTTTGCTATTTTATTTCAGCAAGGTTTTTTAGGTTTTTTAACATTTATGGGAGTATTTTTTTTCACAATAAAAAATCTTTTGTTTAGATTAAGATTTGATAAAAACTTTTTGAATTTAATAAGATTTTCAGTTTTAACATCGTATATTGGATATTTTGGTATTTTTGCATTTTTTAATCCGACCAAATTTTTTTATTTTTCAATTTTCACAGTACTAAGTTTGTCAATTTTTAACATTTTAAGAAAAATTAACAAATGA